One Sporocytophaga myxococcoides genomic window carries:
- a CDS encoding TlpA family protein disulfide reductase: MKKISWLLFFPVFLFLLSFKPKEMTLETNKRIYEAAPDFTLTDIDGKKVSLSDFKGKVVYMDIWATWCGPCMNAIALSHEPKQEFLENPDVVFLYISIDREKDKWKKVVKRKGIEGIHVHSYEGNESSILAKYGVVSIPRFILIDKNGNIADPNAKAPFEDGWSEDMKKLLAQ, translated from the coding sequence ATGAAAAAGATATCGTGGTTATTGTTTTTTCCGGTCTTCCTTTTTTTGTTAAGCTTCAAGCCAAAGGAAATGACTTTGGAAACTAACAAAAGGATTTATGAAGCAGCACCGGATTTTACCCTTACTGATATTGATGGTAAGAAAGTTTCATTGAGCGACTTCAAAGGTAAGGTAGTTTACATGGATATCTGGGCTACCTGGTGTGGTCCATGCATGAATGCAATTGCGCTATCGCATGAACCTAAACAGGAATTTCTGGAAAATCCTGATGTTGTTTTTTTATATATTTCTATAGACCGGGAAAAAGATAAATGGAAAAAGGTCGTTAAGAGAAAAGGAATTGAAGGAATTCACGTTCATTCTTATGAAGGAAATGAGAGTTCAATTCTAGCCAAATATGGAGTTGTATCTATTCCGCGCTTTATTTTGATCGATAAAAACGGAAATATAGCGGATCCGAATGCAAAAGCTCCTTTCGAAGATGGATGGTCTGAGGATATGAAAAAATTACTTGCACAATAA
- a CDS encoding nitroreductase family protein: MGNIKIHELIENRWSPRAYQTKDVENEKLQRIFEASRRAPSAMNEQPWRYIVGVKKDGQVWRSIANSLNESNQIWAQHAPVLILTLAKKHYTRNGAENSSRYYDLGQSVAYLSIQATNEGLFLHQMGGFSQEKAIENLQIPEEFEPVTVIALGYKGDLNSLPPNLQEREKQMVNRMPLNQLVFSEWENSFFV; this comes from the coding sequence ATGGGAAATATTAAAATACATGAGCTAATAGAAAATCGTTGGAGTCCAAGAGCATATCAGACCAAGGATGTGGAGAATGAAAAACTTCAAAGAATTTTTGAGGCTTCCAGAAGAGCGCCTTCAGCAATGAACGAACAACCTTGGAGGTATATAGTGGGGGTAAAAAAAGACGGGCAGGTTTGGAGAAGCATTGCAAATAGTTTGAATGAAAGCAACCAGATATGGGCCCAACATGCTCCGGTTCTGATTTTGACTTTGGCCAAAAAACACTATACCCGAAACGGAGCAGAGAATTCCAGTAGGTATTATGATCTCGGGCAGTCTGTTGCATATCTTTCAATTCAGGCTACTAATGAAGGGTTGTTTTTACATCAGATGGGAGGTTTTTCCCAGGAAAAAGCAATAGAAAATTTACAAATTCCGGAGGAATTTGAACCGGTTACTGTAATTGCTTTAGGCTATAAAGGTGATCTCAATTCTTTGCCTCCAAATTTGCAAGAACGTGAAAAACAAATGGTTAATAGGATGCCGCTTAATCAGTTAGTTTTTTCGGAATGGGAAAATAGTTTTTTTGTTTAG
- a CDS encoding DUF6913 domain-containing protein, whose translation MIKKLFLRLRTYYYRKNNKAKRKSLSYEESSTVGILISNENPKGNEMISQFVKSLIKEGKKVVIICNSMTNNCAFDFPFTRISFSDIKWNGTYRDEKINNFIKTEFDYLYSINISPFLPFENILSASKAKCRLGIFSENNKNILEVMAELKKGEGIEALIGLMEICTKKFRS comes from the coding sequence ATGATTAAAAAGCTTTTTTTAAGACTTAGAACTTATTACTACAGAAAAAATAATAAAGCCAAAAGGAAAAGCCTGAGTTATGAAGAATCGTCAACAGTAGGTATTCTTATCAGCAATGAAAACCCCAAAGGCAATGAAATGATCTCTCAATTTGTGAAAAGTCTGATTAAAGAAGGGAAAAAAGTAGTAATAATATGTAATTCAATGACTAATAATTGCGCTTTTGATTTCCCCTTTACCAGAATTTCTTTTAGCGATATAAAATGGAATGGTACTTATCGGGACGAAAAAATAAATAATTTTATAAAAACCGAATTCGACTATTTATATTCTATTAATATTTCACCATTTTTGCCTTTCGAAAATATTTTATCAGCGAGCAAAGCGAAATGTCGGCTCGGAATCTTTTCAGAAAACAATAAAAATATTCTGGAAGTAATGGCCGAATTAAAAAAAGGAGAAGGCATTGAAGCGTTGATCGGATTAATGGAAATTTGTACAAAAAAATTCAGGAGTTAA
- the ligA gene encoding NAD-dependent DNA ligase LigA has translation MTREEAKLRIEELTEKINYYNDLYYQQSTSAISDFEFDKLLEELIKLEDLHPKFKKEDSPSQRVGGTITKEFKTVYHVYPMLSLSNTYSEEELIEFDNRVKKAIGTNFEYIAELKFDGVAMSITYENGILKQATTRGDGVRGDDVTANVKTIRSIPLKIKSNNIPPLFEVRGEVFLPLDSFNKINKEREDIGEPLLANPRNAASGTIKMQDSTVVAQRKLDCFVYGLLGENLDIKSHHEALIKIKEWGFNVSDSYSSCKDIQEVMSYINKWERERFKLPLGTDGIVIKVNDYKQQEILGYTAKSPRWAIAYKYKADTASTILESIEYQVGRTGAVTPVANLLPVQLAGTKVKRASVHNANEIKRLDLRIGDTVFVEKGGEIIPKITGVNLGLRPENSIPIEYISNCPECGTPLIRKEGEAVHYCPNEKGCPPQIKGKLEHFIQRKALNIEGIGSETVDQLFAKGLVKDPSDLYDLTFEKLCNLERFGEKSANNILKGLETSKTVPFKNVLFGIGIRYVGNTVAEKLADHFNNIDALAKASFEELREVPEIGEKIAQGVVEYFAQEEHRVFIERLKKAGLQMEAQKKVIEFESNIFEGKTFVISGVFQNFSRDSIKEKVEKNGGKVVSSISAKLNFLIAGENMGPSKLEKAQKLGIHMISEDEFTDMLK, from the coding sequence ATGACCAGAGAAGAAGCCAAACTACGGATAGAAGAGCTTACAGAAAAGATCAATTACTATAATGATTTATATTATCAGCAAAGCACCTCTGCAATATCTGATTTTGAATTTGACAAATTACTAGAAGAGTTAATTAAACTTGAGGATTTACATCCCAAATTTAAAAAAGAAGATTCTCCCAGCCAAAGGGTTGGTGGTACTATTACCAAAGAATTCAAAACTGTTTATCATGTTTACCCTATGCTTTCCTTAAGCAACACCTACTCTGAGGAAGAGCTTATAGAATTTGACAATCGGGTTAAAAAGGCAATCGGTACAAATTTCGAATACATAGCCGAGCTTAAATTTGATGGAGTGGCAATGAGTATAACTTATGAAAATGGAATTCTCAAACAGGCCACTACCAGAGGAGACGGAGTTCGAGGAGATGACGTTACTGCCAATGTAAAAACAATCAGAAGCATTCCCTTAAAGATAAAAAGCAACAATATACCTCCCCTTTTTGAAGTGAGAGGAGAGGTCTTTCTTCCTCTGGATTCCTTTAACAAAATCAATAAAGAGCGGGAAGACATCGGAGAACCTCTGCTTGCAAATCCAAGGAATGCGGCCTCTGGTACGATAAAAATGCAAGATTCTACAGTTGTAGCTCAAAGAAAACTGGACTGTTTCGTATATGGTTTATTGGGAGAGAATCTGGATATAAAATCTCATCATGAAGCTTTAATAAAAATTAAGGAGTGGGGTTTTAATGTATCAGATTCTTATTCAAGTTGTAAAGACATTCAAGAGGTAATGAGCTATATCAACAAATGGGAAAGGGAAAGATTTAAACTTCCGCTTGGTACAGATGGTATTGTAATAAAAGTTAATGATTATAAACAACAGGAAATTCTTGGCTATACAGCCAAAAGTCCTCGTTGGGCAATAGCATATAAATATAAAGCTGATACAGCAAGCACTATACTTGAATCAATAGAATATCAGGTAGGAAGAACAGGAGCCGTTACTCCTGTTGCCAATCTGTTACCTGTGCAATTGGCCGGAACAAAAGTAAAGAGAGCTTCAGTGCACAATGCCAATGAAATAAAAAGGCTCGATTTACGCATTGGTGATACCGTATTTGTAGAAAAAGGGGGAGAAATAATCCCTAAGATTACAGGAGTAAACCTGGGTTTAAGGCCTGAAAATAGTATTCCTATTGAGTACATCAGCAATTGCCCCGAATGTGGTACCCCACTTATCCGAAAAGAGGGAGAAGCGGTGCATTACTGCCCAAATGAGAAAGGATGCCCTCCACAGATCAAAGGTAAACTTGAACATTTTATCCAAAGAAAAGCTCTGAATATAGAAGGAATTGGATCAGAGACAGTGGATCAGCTTTTTGCTAAGGGATTGGTTAAAGATCCCTCAGACTTATATGATCTGACATTTGAAAAACTTTGCAATCTTGAAAGATTTGGAGAAAAGTCAGCTAATAATATTTTAAAAGGCCTAGAAACATCCAAAACTGTTCCTTTCAAAAATGTCTTATTTGGCATCGGGATCAGGTATGTAGGAAATACAGTTGCTGAAAAACTTGCAGATCACTTTAATAATATTGATGCACTTGCAAAAGCCTCTTTTGAAGAATTGAGAGAAGTTCCGGAAATAGGAGAAAAAATTGCACAAGGAGTAGTTGAGTATTTTGCCCAGGAAGAGCACAGAGTTTTTATTGAAAGACTAAAAAAAGCCGGGCTTCAGATGGAAGCACAAAAGAAAGTAATTGAATTTGAAAGCAATATTTTTGAAGGAAAGACATTTGTTATTTCGGGGGTCTTCCAAAATTTCAGTAGGGACAGCATTAAGGAAAAAGTAGAGAAAAATGGAGGCAAGGTTGTTTCAAGTATTTCAGCCAAATTAAATTTTTTGATTGCAGGAGAAAATATGGGACCTTCCAAGCTTGAGAAAGCGCAAAAACTTGGTATTCATATGATCTCCGAAGATGAATTTACAGACATGTTAAAATAG
- a CDS encoding alpha-amylase family glycosyl hydrolase, translating to MTVKEKEKLPLIQDDPWLEPYNDDVEARLERYHKALSEIQKAYGSLSNFADAHKYYGVNFDNEKNGWWYREWAPKAHQLFLTGDFNQWNRGSHSLTRNPRGDWEIFLPYDQYKDTFVHGSRIKVHVVANNGAMDRIPAYIQKVIQDPQTYDFSGQLWFEPSPFQWGPYNLNLQDVLKEPIIYEAHVGMAQEKEGLGTYIEFADEILPRIKDYGYNSIQLMAVMEHPYYGSFGYHVSNFFAASSRFGNPEDLKYLINKAHELGIAVIMDIVHSHAVKNLSEGLNEFDGTDHQYFHSGGRGYHEGWDSKIFDYGKWEVKQFLLSNVKYWLEEYKFDGFRFDGVTSMLYFHHGSTSFDHYDKYFKNDVEWDAITYLQLANELIKEVNPNAISIAEDVSGMPGLCRTVEEGGLGFDYRLAMGIPDYWIKILKERSDEDWDINEMWSVLSNRRWKEKTIAYAESHDQALVGDKTLAFWLMDKEMYFHMLVDDPNVVIDRGIALHKMIRLFTISLGGEGYLNFMGNEFGHPEWIDFPRQGNNWSYKYARRQWTLVDSKNLKYQYLANFDKAMIHCIKENHIVSALHGRQINMDSANKVIIFERNNLIFIFNFSIGNSIFGYRFRAPEMGRYKIILNSDEKEFGGFGRVDTDFIHETDEFQSLSIYLTNRTALVMKKID from the coding sequence ATGACAGTGAAGGAAAAAGAAAAACTGCCTCTTATCCAGGATGATCCCTGGTTGGAACCCTATAATGATGATGTTGAAGCTCGTCTTGAACGTTATCATAAAGCTCTTAGTGAAATTCAAAAGGCTTATGGAAGTCTTAGCAATTTTGCTGATGCTCATAAATACTATGGGGTTAACTTTGATAATGAAAAAAATGGATGGTGGTACAGAGAATGGGCACCTAAAGCTCACCAATTATTCTTAACTGGTGATTTTAATCAATGGAACAGAGGTTCTCATTCTCTTACCAGAAATCCCAGAGGGGACTGGGAAATATTTCTTCCTTATGATCAATATAAAGATACTTTTGTTCATGGAAGCAGAATTAAAGTTCATGTCGTAGCCAATAATGGCGCTATGGACAGGATTCCTGCATATATACAAAAGGTCATTCAGGATCCTCAGACTTATGATTTTAGCGGACAGCTTTGGTTTGAGCCTTCACCATTCCAGTGGGGGCCATATAACCTGAACCTTCAGGATGTGCTCAAAGAACCAATTATCTACGAAGCTCACGTAGGAATGGCTCAGGAAAAAGAAGGACTAGGCACTTATATTGAATTTGCAGATGAAATCCTTCCAAGAATAAAAGATTACGGATACAATTCTATTCAATTAATGGCAGTAATGGAACACCCTTACTACGGGTCCTTCGGCTACCATGTATCTAACTTTTTTGCAGCCTCTTCACGCTTTGGTAATCCGGAAGATTTAAAATATCTGATTAATAAAGCCCACGAACTGGGGATAGCTGTTATTATGGACATAGTTCATTCTCACGCAGTAAAAAATCTTTCAGAAGGATTAAATGAATTTGACGGAACCGATCATCAATATTTCCATTCTGGAGGCAGAGGTTATCACGAAGGATGGGATTCCAAAATCTTTGATTATGGAAAATGGGAAGTAAAGCAATTTTTGCTAAGTAATGTCAAATACTGGCTTGAAGAATATAAGTTCGACGGGTTCAGATTTGACGGTGTTACATCAATGCTTTATTTTCATCATGGCTCCACATCCTTCGATCATTATGATAAATATTTTAAAAATGATGTAGAGTGGGATGCCATCACTTACCTGCAACTTGCTAATGAACTAATAAAAGAAGTAAACCCGAATGCAATTTCCATAGCAGAAGATGTAAGTGGAATGCCGGGCCTTTGCAGAACAGTAGAAGAAGGCGGACTTGGTTTTGATTACAGGCTTGCAATGGGTATTCCAGACTATTGGATAAAAATATTAAAGGAAAGATCTGATGAAGACTGGGATATAAATGAAATGTGGTCAGTTTTAAGCAACCGGAGATGGAAGGAAAAAACAATTGCATATGCAGAATCCCATGATCAGGCACTTGTTGGTGACAAAACACTTGCCTTCTGGCTTATGGACAAAGAAATGTACTTTCATATGCTGGTTGATGATCCTAATGTAGTTATCGACAGAGGTATTGCCCTTCATAAGATGATCCGTCTGTTCACCATTTCTTTGGGCGGAGAAGGATATCTGAACTTTATGGGAAATGAATTCGGTCACCCGGAATGGATAGATTTTCCCAGACAAGGAAACAACTGGAGTTACAAATATGCCCGCAGGCAATGGACGTTGGTTGACAGTAAAAATCTGAAATATCAGTACCTTGCCAACTTTGATAAAGCAATGATTCATTGTATCAAAGAGAACCATATTGTATCCGCATTACACGGAAGACAAATCAATATGGACTCCGCTAATAAGGTCATCATTTTCGAAAGAAACAACTTAATATTTATATTTAACTTCAGCATTGGAAATTCAATTTTCGGTTATCGTTTCAGAGCTCCGGAAATGGGCAGGTATAAAATCATTTTGAATTCTGATGAAAAGGAATTTGGTGGATTTGGAAGAGTTGATACTGACTTTATACATGAAACCGATGAATTCCAGTCCTTAAGTATTTATCTGACCAACAGAACAGCTTTGGTCATGAAAAAAATAGATTGA
- the mtgA gene encoding monofunctional biosynthetic peptidoglycan transglycosylase, with amino-acid sequence MFWKKCVRIIKLAVIFFLVSTLFSVIILRFVPPIATPLMIMRCGEQIWNGKPLKLKKDWVPFEEISPNLKRAVIASEDQRFMDHHGFDFDAIKKAMKYNKKGKKKVIGASTISQQVAKNVFLWPSRSWVRKGFEVYFTVLIEIFWSKERILEVYLNIVELGNGVYGAEAASIYYYNINAKKLSKDQAALLAAILPNPLKWSPTKPSMYILKRRNWIRQNMARMGKVEF; translated from the coding sequence ATGTTTTGGAAAAAGTGTGTAAGAATAATTAAACTGGCCGTAATTTTTTTTCTGGTCAGTACCTTGTTTTCAGTTATAATTTTAAGATTTGTTCCTCCAATTGCAACACCTTTGATGATCATGAGATGTGGTGAGCAGATCTGGAATGGTAAACCTCTAAAGCTTAAAAAGGACTGGGTGCCTTTTGAGGAAATTTCTCCAAATTTAAAAAGAGCGGTAATTGCATCGGAAGACCAGCGTTTTATGGACCATCATGGATTTGACTTTGATGCGATAAAAAAGGCTATGAAGTACAATAAAAAGGGAAAGAAAAAAGTAATAGGAGCAAGTACGATTAGTCAACAGGTTGCAAAGAATGTTTTTCTTTGGCCTTCCAGATCATGGGTGAGAAAAGGATTTGAGGTTTATTTTACTGTTCTTATAGAAATATTCTGGAGTAAGGAAAGGATTCTTGAAGTTTACCTTAACATTGTGGAGCTTGGAAATGGAGTATATGGTGCAGAAGCCGCATCAATATACTATTACAATATCAATGCAAAAAAACTTTCTAAAGATCAGGCGGCATTATTAGCCGCAATACTTCCTAATCCCTTAAAATGGTCTCCGACAAAGCCTTCCATGTATATTTTAAAGAGAAGGAACTGGATCAGACAGAATATGGCAAGAATGGGGAAGGTCGAGTTTTAA
- a CDS encoding GNAT family N-acetyltransferase, translating to MIFDIKHDGKSQKFFIVINGKECNLKYEKLSDQIYEVKQMFVPKNLRGQGIAGRIVEFSLNFAKKNFIKIRTSCSYIHNFIEKRREFKELLVTTSKEPAVII from the coding sequence ATGATTTTCGATATAAAGCATGATGGGAAGAGTCAGAAATTCTTTATCGTTATAAATGGAAAGGAATGCAATCTAAAGTATGAAAAACTTTCCGATCAGATTTATGAGGTCAAGCAAATGTTTGTTCCAAAAAATTTGAGAGGCCAGGGGATTGCAGGTAGAATTGTGGAATTTTCTCTCAATTTTGCCAAAAAAAATTTTATTAAGATAAGAACGTCTTGTTCCTATATTCACAATTTCATAGAAAAAAGAAGAGAGTTTAAGGAGTTGTTGGTCACAACCTCTAAAGAGCCTGCCGTAATTATATAA